A single region of the Chrysoperla carnea chromosome 5, inChrCarn1.1, whole genome shotgun sequence genome encodes:
- the LOC123299597 gene encoding uncharacterized protein YFR016C-like isoform X4, which yields MHKLLTYILVLINLCEQISCNCIVYESDRKHITCRSETFSLINSVLDKESYEILTIEDPLDKAIPSYGINYPSLIELHLNNINIIYPSAFENLRRLEKLTISHSPEFTTLGKDALHYLEAEYLKINETNLETIEKGAFDTCRLVELDLSFNRIVSFENGLFDRLFLLETLILRSNNIKQLPPNIFANLENLERLDLSSNQLTYLPDELFLIDGGVLENINLANNNIQHISEKLFKGSYFLTTLNLSNNKMKTIGTNTFESCIDLKTLDLSGNNLGSNVSREDLGYLPSLITLSLDPGESSNTTENPIFFGSENSSSVTENTTILGSDDSSSITENTVLLDSSDSSTTTESSNNLYSSVTKEKIEKINSPVTEKVKIQTVTRPEIEEIELFTSSPKDMEIPVSDEAGEEINTNSEQEEVSLRPSNEINTTPRQHVNNIQSSINETALEATISTPSDNLLPPAVLYNKLVPPKPETIRVQTSNQIPFLSPVKGKSSERSGSQYPIIPILELSTIVSGKEISPPTTQKTINKINTPEKQTNYESEDEIRMKQSAAVPSSNPLLPPHPSQHQIDVVTDEQTLRTTSVQETINNHPDDIYSTPVQEQEIFQSEQEITTTPIQEEISSDGTISAPSDISSFIPSEQDQISDVTNTQTSRTSSVQETIDEYLGNLNYSLGQEEILDRTIPISSDQSGKQIPSILTQESVNKINIPEQQIDNESENENSTSQIPVPSSNPLLPPYQTQEKIPLEESISFPTTTQETVIKTNIPKQQTDNESGNENLEIEQTIPVPKRNPLLPPYQTKEKIPLEGNDSSPTTTQEADNKINIPKQQTDNESENEYLEIEQTIPVPKRNPLLPPYQTKEKIPLEGNDSYSTTTQEADNKINIPKQQTDNKSGNENPFDQRIAVPPRNPLVPPYQTNEKIPLEEKVSPPTTTQEADNKINIPKQQTDNESGNENPFDQEIAVPPRNPLVPPYQTKDKIPSVESISFWRERNHKGNLFPTNSIQGLSSIETAKYIPTTPPVHSNNEFHIIPILISDEPNKQNISKPVEEKVNTQAFPTRFVQETNTEKIPITSSQGTENEFSTINIAQTLDDKSNGENLNQPDEETTYLQTESDFPELETTTAERIVPINDPETTLFEIRGTRDYFDQTTEFEIRETRDDFDHQTEKLPAFGTGDHFNHQTEILPAFPTETVITKKPDDNAGGCLKKRAHWDFVNKALFYVCVLYKFILPQ from the exons ATGCATAAACTATTGACTTATATTTTGGttctaataaatttatgtgAACAAATATCTTGTAATTGTATTGTGTATGAAAGTGATCGCAAGCATATAACATGCAGAAGTGAAACATTCTCACTTATAAATAGTGTACTAGACAAG GAATCTTATGAAATTCTCACAATTGAAGATCCTCTTGATAAAGCTATTCCATCGTATGGAATAAACTATCCGTCTCTAATTGAATTACATctgaacaatataaatataatttatccaagtgcatttgaaaatttgcgtcgattggaaaaattaacaatCAGTCATTCACCGGAATTTACAACACTAGGTAAAGATGCATTGCATTATCTGGAAgctgaatatttgaaaattaatgaaactaatTTGGAAACTATTGAAAAAGGTGCTTTTGATACATGCCGTTTAGTTGAATTAGATCTATCGTTTAACCGAATCGTGTCATTTGAAAACGGATTGTTTGATAGGTTATTTCTTTTAGAAACTTTAATTttacgttcaaataatattaaacagctTCCACCAAATATATTTGCAAATTTGGAAAATCTGGAGCGTCTGGACTTGTCATCAAATCAACTAACATATCTTCCAGATGAACTGTTTCTAATAGATGGAGGagttttggaaaatataaacttagctaataataatatacaacacataagtgaaaaattatttaagggaTCATATTTTCTAACTACTTTAAATTTAAGcaataacaaaatgaaaaccaTTGGAACCAATACATTTGAGTCATGTATAGATTTAAAAACATTAGATTTATCTGGAAATAATTTGGGATCAAATGTATCTAGGGAAGATTTAGGTTATCTACCCTCTTTGATTACTTTGAGCTTGGATCCCGGTGAATCATCCAATACAACAGAAAATCCTATATTTTTTGGTTCAGAAAATTCTTCGAGCGTCACAGAAAATACAACAATTCTGGGTTCAGACGATTCTTCCAGCATCACAGAAAATACAGTGCTTCTAGATTCATCAGATTCGTCCACAACTACTGAAAGctctaataatttatattcttcaGTAACTAAAgagaaaattgagaaaataaattcCCCAGTtacagaaaaagtaaaaattcaaacTGTAACTAGACCTGAAATAGAGGAAATCGAGCTATTTACATCTAGCCCTAAGGATATGGAAATTCCAGTTTCCGATGAAGCTGGAGaagaaattaatacaaattctgAACAAGAGGAGGTTTCACTTCGACCAAgcaatgaaataaatacaacCCCACGAcaacatgtaaataatatacaatcatCTATTAATGAAACGGCTTTGGAAGCAACCATCAGTACACCATCAGATAATTTATTACCGCCAGCAGTACTTTACAACAAATTAGTACCACCAAAACCAGAAACGATAAGAGTTCAAACAAGCAATCAAATTCCGTTTTTATCACCTGTAAAAGGAAAATCTAGTGAACGTTCAGGAAGCCAGTATCCTATAATTCCGATTCTAGAATTATCAACGATTGTATCAGGCAAAGAAATTTCTCCACCAACTACACAAAAAaccattaacaaaataaatacccctgaaaaacaaacaaattacgAATCGGAGGATGAGATTCGTATGAAACAAAGTGCAGCCGTTCCATCTAGCAATCCTTTATTACCCCCACATCCAAGTCAGCATCAAATAGACGTTGTTACAGATGAACAAACATTGAGAACAACTTCCGTACAGGAAACTATTAACAATCATCCAGATGATATATATTCTACTCCTGTGCAAGAACAAGAAATATTTCAGTCAGAGCAGGAAATAACTACAACTCCTATACAAGAAGAAATTTCATCTGATGGAACCATCAGTGCACCATCAGATATTTCATCCTTCATACCTTCAGAACAAGATCAAATAAGCGACGTAACAAATACACAAACATCAAGAACTTCGTCTGTGCAAGAAACTATTGACGAATACTTGGGCAATTTAAATTATAGTCTTGGGCAAGAAGAAATTCTGGATCGTACAATTCCCATATCATCTGATCAATCTGGAAAACAAATTCCTTCAATATTAACACAAGAATccgttaacaaaataaatattcccgAACAACAAATAGATAACGAATCGGAGAATGAAAATTCAACTAGCCAAATACCTGTTCCATCAAGCAATCCTTTATTGCCGCCATATCAAACTCAAGAAAAAATTCCTTTGGAAGAAAGCATCAGTTTCCCAACAACTACACAAGAAACCgttatcaaaacaaatattcCCAAACAACAAACAGATAACGAATCGGGGAATGAAAATCTTGAAATTGAACAAACAATACCTGTTCCGAAAAGAAATCCTTTATTACCTCCATATCAAACTAAAGAAAAGATTCCTTTGGAAGGAAACGACAGTTCTCCAACAACTACACAAGAAGccgataacaaaataaatattcccaAACAACAAACAG ATAACGAATCGGAGAATGAATATCTTGAAATTGAACAAACAATACCTGTTCCGAAAAGAAATCCTTTATTACCTCCATATCAAACTAAAGAAAAGATTCCTTTGGAAGGAAACGACAGTTATTCAACAACTACACAAGAAGccgataacaaaataaatattcccaAACAACAAACAGATAACAAATCGGGGAATGAAAATCCTTTTGACCAAAGAATAGCCGTTCCACCCAGGAATCCTCTAGTACCTCCATATCAAACTAATGAAAAGATTCCTTTGGAAGAAAAGGTCAGTCCTCCAACAACTACACAAGAAGccgataacaaaataaatattcccaAACAACAAACAGATAACGAATCGGGGAATGAAAATCCTTTTGATCAAGAAATTGCCGTTCCACCTAGGAATCCATTAGTACCTCCATATCAAACTAAAGATAAGATTCCTTCGGTAGAAAGCATCAGTTTTTGGAGAGAAAGAAACCATAAAGGAAATTTATTCCCTACAAATTCAATACAAGGGCTATCAAGTATAGAAACAGCAAAGTATATTCCCACAACACCTCCCGTTCATTCAAATAATGAATTCCATATCATTCCTATATTGATATCAGATgaaccaaacaaacaaaatatttcaaaacccGTAGAAGAAAAAGTTAACACTCAAGCATTTCCTACAAGGTTTGTACAGGAAACCAATACAGAGAAAATTCCTATTACTTCATCACAGGGAacagaaaatgaattttctacTATAAATATCGCACAAACGTTAGATGATAAATCAAATGGAGAAAATCTTAACCAACCTGACGAAGAAACAACATATCTTCAAACCGAAAGTGATTTTCCTGAATTAGAAACGACAACAGCTGAGAGAATAGTCCCAATAAATGACCCAGAAACAACTTTATTTGAAATACGTGGAACCAGAGATTATTTTGACCAAACTACAGAATTTGAAATACGTGAAACCAGAGATGATTTCGACCATCAGACTGAAAAGCTTCCAGCTTTTGGAACCGGAGATCATTTTAACCATCAAACCGAAATACTTCCTGCTTTTCCGACCGAAACTGTCATTACAAAAAAACCAGATGACAACGCTGGAGgttgtttaaaaaaacgtgCACATTGGGATTTTGTAAATAAAGCTCTGTTTTATGTATGTGTgctatataaattcattttgccACAATAA
- the LOC123299597 gene encoding protein clarinet-like isoform X2, with translation MHKLLTYILVLINLCEQISCNCIVYESDRKHITCRSETFSLINSVLDKESYEILTIEDPLDKAIPSYGINYPSLIELHLNNINIIYPSAFENLRRLEKLTISHSPEFTTLGKDALHYLEAEYLKINETNLETIEKGAFDTCRLVELDLSFNRIVSFENGLFDRLFLLETLILRSNNIKQLPPNIFANLENLERLDLSSNQLTYLPDELFLIDGGVLENINLANNNIQHISEKLFKGSYFLTTLNLSNNKMKTIGTNTFESCIDLKTLDLSGNNLGSNVSREDLGYLPSLITLSLDPGESSNTTENPIFFGSENSSSVTENTTILGSDDSSSITENTVLLDSSDSSTTTESSNNLYSSVTKEKIEKINSPVTEKVKIQTVTRPEIEEIELFTSSPKDMEIPVSEQEEVSLRPSNEINTTPRQHVNNIQSSINETALEATISTPSDNLLPPAVLYNKLVPPKPETIRVQTSNQIPFLSPVKGKSSERSGSQYPIIPILELSTIVSGKEISPPTTQKTINKINTPEKQTNYESEDEIRMKQSAAVPSSNPLLPPHPSQHQIDVVTDEQTLRTTSVQETINNHPDDIYSTPVQEQEIFQSEQEITTTPIQEEISSDGTISAPSDISSFIPSEQDQISDVTNTQTSRTSSVQETIDEYLGNLNYSLGQEEILDRTIPISSDQSGKQIPSILTQESVNKINIPEQQIDNESENENSTSQIPVPSSNPLLPPYQTQEKIPLEESISFPTTTQETVIKTNIPKQQTDNESGNENLEIEQTIPVPKRNPLLPPYQTKEKIPLEGNDSSPTTTQEADNKINIPKQQTDNKSGNENPFDQRIAVPPRNPLVPPYQTKEKIPLEENVSSPTITQEDDNKINIPKQQTDNESENEYLEIEQTIPVPKRNPLLPPYQTKEKIPLEGNDSYSTTTQEADNKINIPKQQTDNKSGNENPFDQRIAVPPRNPLVPPYQTNEKIPLEEKVSPPTTTQEADNKINIPKQQTDNESGNENPFDQEIAVPPRNPLVPPYQTKDKIPSVESISFWRERNHKGNLFPTNSIQGLSSIETAKYIPTTPPVHSNNEFHIIPILISDEPNKQNISKPVEEKVNTQAFPTRFVQETNTEKIPITSSQGTENEFSTINIAQTLDDKSNGENLNQPDEETTYLQTESDFPELETTTAERIVPINDPETTLFEIRGTRDYFDQTTEFEIRETRDDFDHQTEKLPAFGTGDHFNHQTEILPAFPTETVITKKPDDNAGGCLKKRAHWDFVNKALFYVCVLYKFILPQ, from the exons ATGCATAAACTATTGACTTATATTTTGGttctaataaatttatgtgAACAAATATCTTGTAATTGTATTGTGTATGAAAGTGATCGCAAGCATATAACATGCAGAAGTGAAACATTCTCACTTATAAATAGTGTACTAGACAAG GAATCTTATGAAATTCTCACAATTGAAGATCCTCTTGATAAAGCTATTCCATCGTATGGAATAAACTATCCGTCTCTAATTGAATTACATctgaacaatataaatataatttatccaagtgcatttgaaaatttgcgtcgattggaaaaattaacaatCAGTCATTCACCGGAATTTACAACACTAGGTAAAGATGCATTGCATTATCTGGAAgctgaatatttgaaaattaatgaaactaatTTGGAAACTATTGAAAAAGGTGCTTTTGATACATGCCGTTTAGTTGAATTAGATCTATCGTTTAACCGAATCGTGTCATTTGAAAACGGATTGTTTGATAGGTTATTTCTTTTAGAAACTTTAATTttacgttcaaataatattaaacagctTCCACCAAATATATTTGCAAATTTGGAAAATCTGGAGCGTCTGGACTTGTCATCAAATCAACTAACATATCTTCCAGATGAACTGTTTCTAATAGATGGAGGagttttggaaaatataaacttagctaataataatatacaacacataagtgaaaaattatttaagggaTCATATTTTCTAACTACTTTAAATTTAAGcaataacaaaatgaaaaccaTTGGAACCAATACATTTGAGTCATGTATAGATTTAAAAACATTAGATTTATCTGGAAATAATTTGGGATCAAATGTATCTAGGGAAGATTTAGGTTATCTACCCTCTTTGATTACTTTGAGCTTGGATCCCGGTGAATCATCCAATACAACAGAAAATCCTATATTTTTTGGTTCAGAAAATTCTTCGAGCGTCACAGAAAATACAACAATTCTGGGTTCAGACGATTCTTCCAGCATCACAGAAAATACAGTGCTTCTAGATTCATCAGATTCGTCCACAACTACTGAAAGctctaataatttatattcttcaGTAACTAAAgagaaaattgagaaaataaattcCCCAGTtacagaaaaagtaaaaattcaaacTGTAACTAGACCTGAAATAGAGGAAATCGAGCTATTTACATCTAGCCCTAAGGATATGGAAATTCCAGT ttctgAACAAGAGGAGGTTTCACTTCGACCAAgcaatgaaataaatacaacCCCACGAcaacatgtaaataatatacaatcatCTATTAATGAAACGGCTTTGGAAGCAACCATCAGTACACCATCAGATAATTTATTACCGCCAGCAGTACTTTACAACAAATTAGTACCACCAAAACCAGAAACGATAAGAGTTCAAACAAGCAATCAAATTCCGTTTTTATCACCTGTAAAAGGAAAATCTAGTGAACGTTCAGGAAGCCAGTATCCTATAATTCCGATTCTAGAATTATCAACGATTGTATCAGGCAAAGAAATTTCTCCACCAACTACACAAAAAaccattaacaaaataaatacccctgaaaaacaaacaaattacgAATCGGAGGATGAGATTCGTATGAAACAAAGTGCAGCCGTTCCATCTAGCAATCCTTTATTACCCCCACATCCAAGTCAGCATCAAATAGACGTTGTTACAGATGAACAAACATTGAGAACAACTTCCGTACAGGAAACTATTAACAATCATCCAGATGATATATATTCTACTCCTGTGCAAGAACAAGAAATATTTCAGTCAGAGCAGGAAATAACTACAACTCCTATACAAGAAGAAATTTCATCTGATGGAACCATCAGTGCACCATCAGATATTTCATCCTTCATACCTTCAGAACAAGATCAAATAAGCGACGTAACAAATACACAAACATCAAGAACTTCGTCTGTGCAAGAAACTATTGACGAATACTTGGGCAATTTAAATTATAGTCTTGGGCAAGAAGAAATTCTGGATCGTACAATTCCCATATCATCTGATCAATCTGGAAAACAAATTCCTTCAATATTAACACAAGAATccgttaacaaaataaatattcccgAACAACAAATAGATAACGAATCGGAGAATGAAAATTCAACTAGCCAAATACCTGTTCCATCAAGCAATCCTTTATTGCCGCCATATCAAACTCAAGAAAAAATTCCTTTGGAAGAAAGCATCAGTTTCCCAACAACTACACAAGAAACCgttatcaaaacaaatattcCCAAACAACAAACAGATAACGAATCGGGGAATGAAAATCTTGAAATTGAACAAACAATACCTGTTCCGAAAAGAAATCCTTTATTACCTCCATATCAAACTAAAGAAAAGATTCCTTTGGAAGGAAACGACAGTTCTCCAACAACTACACAAGAAGccgataacaaaataaatattcccaAACAACAAACAGATAACAAATCGGGGAATGAAAATCCTTTTGATCAAAGAATAGCCGTTCCACCTAGGAATCCTCTAGTACCTCCATATCAAACTAAAGAAAAGATTCCTTTGGAAGAAAACGTCAGTTCTCCAACAATTACACAAGAAGacgataacaaaataaatattcccaAACAACAAACAGATAACGAATCGGAGAATGAATATCTTGAAATTGAACAAACAATACCTGTTCCGAAAAGAAATCCTTTATTACCTCCATATCAAACTAAAGAAAAGATTCCTTTGGAAGGAAACGACAGTTATTCAACAACTACACAAGAAGccgataacaaaataaatattcccaAACAACAAACAGATAACAAATCGGGGAATGAAAATCCTTTTGACCAAAGAATAGCCGTTCCACCCAGGAATCCTCTAGTACCTCCATATCAAACTAATGAAAAGATTCCTTTGGAAGAAAAGGTCAGTCCTCCAACAACTACACAAGAAGccgataacaaaataaatattcccaAACAACAAACAGATAACGAATCGGGGAATGAAAATCCTTTTGATCAAGAAATTGCCGTTCCACCTAGGAATCCATTAGTACCTCCATATCAAACTAAAGATAAGATTCCTTCGGTAGAAAGCATCAGTTTTTGGAGAGAAAGAAACCATAAAGGAAATTTATTCCCTACAAATTCAATACAAGGGCTATCAAGTATAGAAACAGCAAAGTATATTCCCACAACACCTCCCGTTCATTCAAATAATGAATTCCATATCATTCCTATATTGATATCAGATgaaccaaacaaacaaaatatttcaaaacccGTAGAAGAAAAAGTTAACACTCAAGCATTTCCTACAAGGTTTGTACAGGAAACCAATACAGAGAAAATTCCTATTACTTCATCACAGGGAacagaaaatgaattttctacTATAAATATCGCACAAACGTTAGATGATAAATCAAATGGAGAAAATCTTAACCAACCTGACGAAGAAACAACATATCTTCAAACCGAAAGTGATTTTCCTGAATTAGAAACGACAACAGCTGAGAGAATAGTCCCAATAAATGACCCAGAAACAACTTTATTTGAAATACGTGGAACCAGAGATTATTTTGACCAAACTACAGAATTTGAAATACGTGAAACCAGAGATGATTTCGACCATCAGACTGAAAAGCTTCCAGCTTTTGGAACCGGAGATCATTTTAACCATCAAACCGAAATACTTCCTGCTTTTCCGACCGAAACTGTCATTACAAAAAAACCAGATGACAACGCTGGAGgttgtttaaaaaaacgtgCACATTGGGATTTTGTAAATAAAGCTCTGTTTTATGTATGTGTgctatataaattcattttgccACAATAA